GCGTTTTCGACGATGATTTCCTGGTCGTACTACGGCCTGGTCGCGTGGGTCTACCTGGTCGGTGATTCGCGCGCCAAGGTGCAGAGTTTCAACGCGGTGTTCTGCATCTTCGTGGCGTTGGGCTGCATGATCCAGCTCGAAGCGGTGCTCGACTTCTCCGACGCACTGGTCTTCCTGATCTGTGTGCCGAATCTGTTCGGACTCTACGTTCTGGCGCCCGTGGTCAGACGCAGACTCAAACGCTACGAGCTTGCGCGTGAATCGTCCCCGGACTCGCCTCCGGACACGCCGGACTCGCCTCCGGAATCACCTGTAACGAAGTAACGCCGCGCTGCGAAGACGACGATCATCGCCACGATGACGAAGGCCGACGCGAGGATCAGATTGTTCCGGCTCGGCTCCGCCATCGTCCGACCCAGAAAAGCGTACAGCCCCGCGCGCGGCAGGAACCCGATGGCCGCGGCCGCGACGAAGGGCGCGAAGCTCATTCTCGTCACGCCCGCGGCGAAGAACACCGGCGACAGCAACGAGACCGGAAGCGCGACGTAGGCGGCGAGCCAGGGAGCCCCGCGAGAGCTGAGATACTTGTCTACGGGTTCGAAGGCGGCGCCGAGGCGCGTCTGGATCGCTTCCCGGCCCATCACGCGGGCGATCCAGAAGGCGATCGCCGCGCCCAGGGTTCCACCGGCCGTTCCGTACAGCGCACCGGCCACCGCGCCAAAGAGCAGGCCCGCCACCGCCAGCAGGATCGCGGAGGGCAGGGCGAGGAAGGGCCGCAGGGCGATGATGCCCACGAGTGCGATCGGACCGATCATCCCCAGGTCGTCCACCAGATTGCGCAGTCCCTGCAGGCTGAGTTCGACCTCTTGCACGCCGTGGATCCACCAGGCGCCCGCCAGGCTGAACCCGACGACGGCGATCGCGAGCACGCGCTGGATCGACTTGGATACCATCTCTTCAGCTTTCGCCGCTCACCCGCAGCA
This bacterium DNA region includes the following protein-coding sequences:
- a CDS encoding alanine:cation symporter family protein, which codes for AFSTMISWSYYGLVAWVYLVGDSRAKVQSFNAVFCIFVALGCMIQLEAVLDFSDALVFLICVPNLFGLYVLAPVVRRRLKRYELARESSPDSPPDTPDSPPESPVTK
- a CDS encoding TVP38/TMEM64 family protein, with protein sequence MVSKSIQRVLAIAVVGFSLAGAWWIHGVQEVELSLQGLRNLVDDLGMIGPIALVGIIALRPFLALPSAILLAVAGLLFGAVAGALYGTAGGTLGAAIAFWIARVMGREAIQTRLGAAFEPVDKYLSSRGAPWLAAYVALPVSLLSPVFFAAGVTRMSFAPFVAAAAIGFLPRAGLYAFLGRTMAEPSRNNLILASAFVIVAMIVVFAARRYFVTGDSGGESGVSGGESGDDSRASS